A single genomic interval of Zingiber officinale cultivar Zhangliang chromosome 4A, Zo_v1.1, whole genome shotgun sequence harbors:
- the LOC121973247 gene encoding rapid alkalinization factor-like, with protein MAKSLPSSSSTDNKTHFLLLPPLLLLFLLHQATAKSSSSAVAELPCGRNADANPNADADGGGCLVEHDLDLELSSEESRRLLWAATEKKYISYEALKGDVVPCSEPGVPYYNCHVFPRASPYTRGCQIISGCRGDSP; from the coding sequence ATGGCGAAGTCCctgccatcttcttcttccaccgACAACAAAACCCACTTCCTCCTCCTGCCCCCGctgcttctcctcttcctcctgcaCCAGGCCACTGCGAAATCTAGCTCAAGCGCAGTGGCCGAACTGCCCTGCGGTCGAAATGCAGATGCAAATCCAAATGCAGATGCAGATGGTGGGGGATGCTTGGTCGAGCATGATCTGGATCTGGAGCTGAGCTCGGAGGAGAGCAGGAGGCTGCTGTGGGCTGCCACGGAGAAGAAGTACATCAGCTATGAGGCTCTCAAGGGGGATGTGGTGCCCTGTTCCGAGCCCGGAGTTCCCTACTACAACTGCCACGTTTTCCCCAGGGCCAGTCCCTACACCCGGGGCTGCCAAATCATCAGCGGCTGCAGAGGCGACAGCCCCTAG